GAACTTTCGGGTGTGAAATTGGATGTATGTGATTATTCAAAGGTGAAAAGGAGTAAAAGGCATGCTGCAAATACCGATCATGTAAAAGAATATATAGACTTTGCATCACAACACGGTTTTGATGCTGTATTGGTTGAAGGATGGAACGAAGGCTGGGAAGACTGGTATGGCAGATCGAAAGATTATGTTTTTGATTTTACTACACCTTATCCTGATTTTGATGTTGTAGAGCTTCGCGAATACGCTAAAAGTAAAGGCGTAAGAATAATGATGCATCACGAAACTTCTTCTTCGGTACGGAATTACGAACGTCATATGGATAAAGCATATCAGTTTATGGTTGATAACGGTTATAATTCAGTAAAAAGCGGATATGTCGGGAATATTATTCCACGGGGAGAGAAGCACTATGGTCAATACATGGTGAACCACTATCTGTATGCTGTGAAAAAGGCGGCAGAGTATAAGATTATGGTAAATGCTCATGAAGCAGTTCGTCCAACAGGTTTATGCAGAACTTATCCCAATCTTATTGGAAATGAGTCGGCGAAGGGAACTGAATTCGAAGCAATGGGAGGTAATAATGTCGATCATACTACCATCTTGCCTTTCACGAGGTTAATTGGCGGCCCTATGGATTATACTCCCGGAATATTTGTAACAGACATAAGCGAAAACAATCCTGATAATAATTCTAAGGCTCAAACAACTATTGCCCGTCAGCTGGCTTTGTATGTAACTATGTACAGCCCGCTTCAGATGGCAGCTGATTTAATTGAGAACTATAAGAAATTCCCTGATGCATTTCAGTTTATAAAAGATGTTGCAGTTGACTGGGACGAAACCAGAGTTTTGGAAGCCGAGCCCGGTGATTATATTACCTATGCAAGAAAAGTTAGAAATGAGGAAAAGTGGTTTGTAGGAAGTACAAACGATGAGAATAGCAGGTATTCTCAAATAAAGTTTGACTTCCTGCCTAACCACAAAAAGTATGTGGCAACGATATACAGTGATAGTAAGGATGCCCATTACCTTACGAATCCTCAGGGATACGAAATAAAGAAGATTATCGTAAGCAGTAAATCAAAACTTAAGCAGTTAGTGGCACCGGGAGGAGGTTATGCAATTAGCATAGTTCCTTCGGATGAAAGTTAAATAGAAGTGAGGAAAATAGATTATCAGCTATCACCCGTCTAGACACATAAATATTTTGTGTCTTGGCGGGAATAGTGCTTTATAATGATGGTCTAATTATAATGACTTCTGCTTATAATTTCATTTTGAACTTCAGGAGTAAGATCGTTAAAATAGGCTGAGTAACCCGATATTCTAACCAGAATATTAGG
This Bacteroidota bacterium DNA region includes the following protein-coding sequences:
- a CDS encoding glycoside hydrolase family 97 protein, giving the protein MSMIKNIFSVVLVLMALSLKAEEIKSPNGDFTLRFQLEDGVPVYELDLGEKSIIKPSKLGLELKDTGSLLNGFTISDVKSSTFDETWQTVWGEEKEIRNHYNEIAFTLKQESTGRFMIIRFRLFNDGLGFRYEFPGQDNLNYFIIKEERTQFAMDGDHTAFWIPGDYETQEYDYFTSKLSEIRDLQPKGVNANVMQETFSETGVQTSLMMKTRDDYYINIHEAALIEYSAMHLELDDESMIFESHLTPDAEGNKGYMQAPCTTPWRTVIASKNAADILMSRITLNLNEPTEFEDTSWIKPIKYIGVWWEMITGKSTWSYSDELSGVKLDVCDYSKVKRSKRHAANTDHVKEYIDFASQHGFDAVLVEGWNEGWEDWYGRSKDYVFDFTTPYPDFDVVELREYAKSKGVRIMMHHETSSSVRNYERHMDKAYQFMVDNGYNSVKSGYVGNIIPRGEKHYGQYMVNHYLYAVKKAAEYKIMVNAHEAVRPTGLCRTYPNLIGNESAKGTEFEAMGGNNVDHTTILPFTRLIGGPMDYTPGIFVTDISENNPDNNSKAQTTIARQLALYVTMYSPLQMAADLIENYKKFPDAFQFIKDVAVDWDETRVLEAEPGDYITYARKVRNEEKWFVGSTNDENSRYSQIKFDFLPNHKKYVATIYSDSKDAHYLTNPQGYEIKKIIVSSKSKLKQLVAPGGGYAISIVPSDES